GAAAGGTTGCTCGGAGGTCTTTTCTCTGGAGCCCTAAAAATGTGAGCTATTTCTGCCTTGGGGCCAAATCTAGAGGAAGGATCAACAGCCTGAGGAGGTGGGCATGCTGCCTTCTCTGGAGCCTCTGGCAAATCTAATTCAACAGATCCCAATGGTTGCAAGAACGAGTTCTCCTGGAAGAAACAAAATGGTCAGTTCAAGATACGACAAAATGTTTCAGATCCATTATCCAAATTTCTTTATTGCCTGTTTTCCCCCCAAAATGACCAAAGTGTGGCGCTATATGCAGCTTTAATGAAGTTGGAATCCACACATACCATTACAGCATCTCCAACAGTAAGTTGAATATCATATCTACCCGATAGATAGAAAAACTTTTCAACAAGTCCAAGGAAATCCTACAAGACAGAATGCCAATTAAGAATTCAGCATTAGCTCCTTTAAAGATAGTCAGTTTTGGAGTTAGAGGCAACTGCACACGTTTCTTCTTGGATTTGGAGTTTGTGCTGAACTTACAAAACACGTCCACATTATGTTAAGCAGTAGCAACAGAGTGCAGAAGAAAATTTAAGAACTTACTAgtattatttcaaattgttttCCAGAATTCCCGACCACAAAGATATGCTCCACCTTGCTCTCATGACTCAACTTGAGGAAAGCCTGCAAAACATCTTAATAAGTCATCCAACTGGATAATAAAGAGTGCAACTTATAGAACACATAAATCATGATCCCAACCTGGTGTGGCTTCAAAGCATTCCCAAGAGGAGAAGTTAATTGAAATGACAACCGTAGCTTTTGAAGATGGTTTGCTGATAAGGAGATGGAGTTCTTTCCAGCCAAATCAAGCCTGCATGGAACACCCccaagaaaaaacataaactaatGAAGGCTTATAGAAATTTAATGCATACAATTTGTGTAATAATAGAAGATGATTCCACATGGTTAGTCAAAGTTAGAACACTAATTTCAGTGCTTTACTTGTGCCTTGTAAAGTGGGATTATATAGATGAGAGTGCACTCTCCAGGTTTTCAAGCTAAAACAAATTCAATGGAAAAGGAAGATATGTAGTGCCAATCTAGCATCAAACTTCACCAAATTTATTGGCATACCATTACATGTACTCCAGTTccaatttccaaaaaaaatctcAGCAAAGAAGTCATTACAAAGTATGGAAAGGTCAAACTACGAACATGTAAAATCTCAAGTCAAATCAGCAAGTATTATGACTTTATGAGCATTCCTGCAACCTAGTTATATAActtttttgaattgaaaaacTTAAAAGTTCTGCAATCAATCATAGGCAGACAGTCAAGTTTATCAATGATAAAGAAACTGTGACTATTAAAACTTTGAGGAGTCCTTCAATAACAGTTCAGTAAATTGGTCTCACAGCTCCCATAGAGACTCTACTTTCACAAGCTTGAGCCTCTACCAGTTGTCAGAAGTAAATCAAACTATTAAAAGCAACTATGTGCAGGAACTAGAAGTGAATTTTAGCCCGtagtgaataaaaaaaaaaaaaaactactataACAAAATAGCTTTAAGAACAagaggaaaagagagaaaaatgtaTGTGTATGTTCCTTATTTTGAATTGACAATATCACCTACCTGAAACAGAAATAAGTTCCACTAATGACATTGACAATAAAATAACTAGTATGTGCAGAAAATGGTAAAAAGAGCAGCCAATGATTAAAAAGGTAACTTCTTTAAAGTGGATATCAAGAAGAGATGAGAAGGAtatgaaaggaaagaaaatactttttacgAGTTTCAATGTTCCCAAGATCACTGTCAAGTACAGAAATATCTGCATTATCAACTTTAATAACTCCTGTAACGTATATGGGTACTTTTGTTCTTCCTCCAGTGGCATAGATCATTTTGTGCTCTGAATCATGAAGAACAATCTACAAGATCATCAAGAGGAAAGGAACATAAATTGGTCAAATGAAGATCGACAAAGGAAGCAAATTTTGATAATGAGAAGAAGATGACATACCTCAAAACTGAAAATGTAACTGCCAACATCAATGTCTTTACGCAAAGCATCCAAGTAATGCACGCCATTTTTATGGTCAAATTTGAGATCCTGTATTATGGTGGCAGACAACACAAAGTTAATAGAAAGCAGAGATGCTAAAAATagtttcaaagaaaatattaacagcTACATCTTATGCACGAGATCACAAAAAAAGCAGCTTAGCACCTGATCAATAACAGAGGCATCCTTTGAACCAGAGCTGAAAATCTGCTTCAGTTTGACTGTCAGAGAAGGTGCAGTAGCCCCCAAAACAGTGTTTACTTTTACCTAATTGTATCAAAGATAACACTCCATCAATTTCAGATATGCTGGCGAAACTTATTAGAGCACCAAGATAACAAGATACATGATACAAGAAAGAATGCATCACATTTCTCCTCAGAGGAATaactgttaagaaaaaaaagcaCACATGAATCATGCTAAAACATTGAACTAGAAACAAAGCAAGTTCTGTGCTTTATCTAGCTTATACAGAGATTGGGCCATGACACCGAGGTAATGAGCGAGGTGTCTTAGCACATTCAACCAACTGTTTTTTCGTAACAAGATTaagattaattttaaaagatagaTGAGCTCTGCTTGAAAAAGGTGGCACTGCACAGCAAAACGACTAGTTAATATGACTGCATtagaaacttgaaaatgcattcTGCCATCTcaagaaatttaataatatcttttataaagaaaattaatatggTCTGGAACATGATTGACATAGTTTTTACTTGACATACTTGGTTGCAGGATTCAATTCCCCACCCTCTTATTGGCTTTTCTTTTTAGTCAGTTTATGTTTTCATTATGTGCCTTTTTTATATGTCAAGTGACTTTTTAGCTTAAACAGCATCAGATTTGGATGCTTTTCAGTGCCTTTCATTGAAGCCACTAATTATCGTCTGGAGCATACCCTCTCCGAATCTTATTTATGTAGATCTCTATGTCTCAACTCTCAAGTTATCACTAAAGAAACACCCATAAGTGGAAAATAGAGTCTCAAAGACTTTATAGTCTAAATCTGAAAATTGAGGAATACAAGGAAAGAAATTATGAAAGAAATATATGGAGTGATGTATTCAGAATTCAAGAGACTTATATCAAAAACGTCACACCTTAAGCTGGTCCTTTCTAGTCAATGAAAGAACGCTGGTGGGGAGTGATAATATCAATGGAATGGAGACCCTGCATTTCAAGAAATGCTTGATATGTAAGTAAAGAAATGGTGCTGGTCTGATTGCAGCAATGATGCTACATCTAAACTCTACCAGCAAAAATCCAAACACAACATTTTACAGATACGAAGCAAATGCATAAAAAATcagataaaatgaaaagaatgtATATTGCTATGAACCTATTGTTTTCCAAAGAAGCCAATGCTTCAATTTGATAATACAAGTCCTTTGCATTTCCAGGAACTCCAGCACCAAGGAGAAACCTTGCCAGACCTAGAATTTTGTCACCTGGAAGCTGCACATCATAAAGGAAAGTATTATCAAGAATGACTATCATCAAATTagagaaagaaaataacatGTGCTACACAACATACATTTAAATTTTCGGTAGACACCGCGGCAAAAGCTGTAATCCCACGCACTACAGCTGATGAAGCTGAGAGGGGACCCTGATGTCCATGAGCATCAGCAAGTTTTTCATCAAAGTAATAGGCTCCATCATCTGTAATATGATATGACAACAATATTATCATAGACGTTCATTTATTAGAACAGAGTTATAAACTGTCACCTCCACCAGCTCacagaaagagagaaaaaaaagaggtatATACCATATTTCTCTAGACCATCAAGAAGCTTCGATATATCACTTTTCACCATGCTAATCTGCCAATGCACAGTATATGGGGTTGAATTCAAAATACAGAAGATATTACACAGAATTATGTGAGcggtaataaacaaaaatcagAAGATTAATGGCATTATGATAACCAAGTAAAGTGTGCAATAATTTTAGTATGTAACCTGATATAATGGTCAAACTGAGACACACAGCCATAAGAAAACTTCAAATCAAGTAAGACGAAATGTTGGGTCTTTATTTTTGATAAGTGATACTCTATGTCAAGAGAATGACTTGGATGTCTGCTTTTTATCTCCTGAATGCATGGTTACTCAAAGATATAACTATGTATCCTCATGCCGTTTtaactaaaaagaaaacaaaaatattgaaataagaaaaaaatcaacagAGGTCACACTGCCACATGAGATGCATTATTAAAGTTTCTTAATCCTATCTGGCACCTCTTTACACCCATGGATAATTAACCCACAGGAAAAGGAAGGCAATTAAAGACGGTTCAGTTAATCATTCTCTATAGTTATTAattacactctaccctccccagaccccactttATAGGATTTCACTAGGTATATTGTTGTCGTTGTCATTGTCAGCTCTATAGTTAAATATTGAATGTGTAAAACTTAAACTCACATTTAGTGACACCCATATAACTGCATATGAAATACATCCCAGAGTAAACCACTTCAGTAATAGCTGCTGTCCACCTGACACTTCAATACCAATTTTTTCTTGACAATTCAAAATGATGTCATTGATATCACACCTCGTCAGTCGTCGGTGtcattataaaaaaagatgGAATTATTTGGAGCTGTTAGGAATATGTGAGTAAAATTTGGGATGAAATGTGTTACTTAGATTATTAGAAAGGAAAAAGGTGAAGTCTAATTACATTTGGAACACAATGCCCCGAATGTAGCTTTTCTCGCAGCAAGCTGGCTTAAACTATGGATAAAAGAGAGTATCTCATGTTGTTACGTATTGTTTGTGATAATTTGGAATCTACACTTGCTTAATGCTTCAAATGTGACTTACTGGTGTGATTAAATAACAAAGTTCTATTGTTTTTGAAAGATATTCAGCTGGAGAAGGACCATACAGAAACCAAGGAAATCAGTATGGGAGCAAGGAAAAAATTACTCAAGGAATGGGCCAAAAGAACAAGATGGACGCATGAAAGAGCTGAAAGAAGGGAACCAAGTTCAGAACCCAAGTACCGACTGAAATACAATGTTACTAGTGTCAAAAAAACGAAATATAGCACTGACATACCAGAGACACTTGAGATGCCTAGTTCCTAGACTCTGTCCCATGTGGTCATGTAGCGCTTACGATCAACCCGTGTCCCATTATCTACAGAATCTCATCCGCATATTCAAAGAATTGTTCCTTACTAGATCAAGGATTAATTTTAGGCAAGAATTTGAAGAGAGGGGATTCTTGAAGAAAACCTCTCCAAAAGAGTTTTTCCTCAATAGGATAATGATATTGGACATTCTTACTTTCAAGTATGGTGAACTTCATTATTTTAGGAATATGATGGAAGTCGACATGTTTTTTACTAGTTTACTTCTATAACACACTTTTCTTTCTATATCAAAATGAAAGTGGGTTATGAAGTTATTTATCCAACTTCTGCTTATGTATCGAATTGATTAGCCATCAATTAGATAAAAGTAACAACACAAGTATGGGCTCTATTCACCAATATAAAGAGCCTAAATTGGATTATGCCAGAACATACAGCAGACCTACTAAGTTGCTGGGTCAGAAGGGGAGGTAGTAAGAGCCAGAGGAGATGGTGGAGAACAGTACCTGCTTGTATCTGGTGGAGCATTTGGAAGGAGAGAAGTCAGAGAATTTTTGTAGGGAAAGAATGCACTATAGAGAAGATTAAGTGGAAAGTTATTACCACTTAggtttttggtgtaaacaaatgaacatagaagaagaaattcaactagtggactttttttttgagaatgataacttttttttctatttatccaCGGGTATACTACATCAAAATACCCCCCTCCAAAAGTATTACAAACTAGACTGACTCTATCTGTGCTTTTTGTCACAAATAGTCTATAACATCAAAAAGTTCTTCTGCCTGTACTAAAACTttctgtttacaccaaaaataataaagagctATACAATTCATCTTAAAATTCTGCAAATTGTTCTTCTTGCCCTCAAAACATCTTTGATTCCTTTCTTTCCACACTGTCCACCATATACAAGCTGGGTCAATCCTCCATCTCTCCTCCTTAATTGTAGTATTGCCTATATTGATCCAACAATTTAGGAGTTGTGCTATGTTTCTTGGTTTCACCCAAATGATCTTCCTAAGGCTGCTGAATATTCTCCATAACTGATCTGTCCATTTGCAATGCAGGAAGAGATGGTTGACTGTCTCTGCCTGTTCCTCACACAAAAAGCATCTTGAGCATAGTTGGAACTTCCTCTTCTTTATATTCTCTTGTGTCAACACTGCTTACTTTGCTAGTAACCATGTGAAACAGTTTACCTTGTATGGGATTTTAGGTTTCCATATCATCTGTCATGGCCAGAGCTCCTTCCTGTCCTGTCCACATATCAGCCACAGTTGCATTTTGTTGATAGCTCGGTGTATATAAGTCTAGGAATAATTGTTTCAGGGTTCTTTGGGCTATCCATCTGTCCTCCCAAAATGACACCTTCATTCCATTACCCACCTGACAACTAGTGGATTTCATAGGAGCTTAGTAGATAGTtctgtttttttgttgtttttttttgtgaaactggtaaggttgaatttttttgttggtttttCTATGTAACTAACACTTTTGGAGGTGGCCAGCATAGCCCTTAATGCTGAGGAATACAAtgttaccagtttcaaaaaaaaaaaaaattagatttgtC
This DNA window, taken from Solanum lycopersicum chromosome 5, SLM_r2.1, encodes the following:
- the LOC101265028 gene encoding dolichyl-diphosphooligosaccharide--protein glycosyltransferase subunit 2, translating into MAKVLGFLVLALSVLICEAAIFKPISESHRSAALELFTPAHGSLSSLEETYEALRTFEVLGIKKQPDQRVATCVTVGDTLSSPTSALKDLFQALRVNGLLNCELNKKTLAGIAPRLKDAVKSASSLLDYYYSVGSLVLIKGLNSDVDVHLESADSVVRSIKALSQSDGRWRYSSNNPEFSTYAAGIALESLAGVISLASSEIDQSLISMVKSDISKLLDGLEKYDDGAYYFDEKLADAHGHQGPLSASSAVVRGITAFAAVSTENLNLPGDKILGLARFLLGAGVPGNAKDLYYQIEALASLENNRVSIPLILSLPTSVLSLTRKDQLKVKVNTVLGATAPSLTVKLKQIFSSGSKDASVIDQDLKFDHKNGVHYLDALRKDIDVGSYIFSFEIVLHDSEHKMIYATGGRTKVPIYVTGVIKVDNADISVLDSDLGNIETRKKLDLAGKNSISLSANHLQKLRLSFQLTSPLGNALKPHQAFLKLSHESKVEHIFVVGNSGKQFEIILDFLGLVEKFFYLSGRYDIQLTVGDAVMENSFLQPLGSVELDLPEAPEKAACPPPQAVDPSSRFGPKAEIAHIFRAPEKRPPSNLSYAFLALVLLPFVGFLVGLLRLRVNLKNFPTASAPAAFAILFHLAIVAVLSLYSLFWLKLNLFTTLKALGFLGIFLLFVGHRTLSHLASTSAKLKSA